One part of the bacterium genome encodes these proteins:
- a CDS encoding YbjN domain-containing protein translates to MAKKSTKKAASKKPAKKKVVKKKVAKAIKKAAPKKTVKKSGKKSSKKAPAKKVAKLTLEQLNLKVQNKVEGFIKQLYKKNYERHEDGRFLVFEGSTVVQTVIRPWHSNDVVVESFSYVVQDARLDENLMKFLLRENAVLHFGSFGITYDGTIIFSHSLAGANLDENEFSASMKSVARIADHYDNQIVEMAGGMTAREAMKKGIM, encoded by the coding sequence ATGGCAAAGAAGTCAACAAAAAAAGCGGCTTCAAAGAAACCTGCGAAAAAGAAAGTTGTGAAGAAAAAAGTAGCAAAGGCAATTAAAAAGGCCGCACCGAAAAAAACCGTTAAAAAAAGCGGAAAAAAATCATCAAAGAAGGCGCCGGCGAAAAAAGTTGCGAAACTGACTTTGGAACAATTGAATTTAAAAGTTCAGAATAAAGTGGAAGGGTTTATTAAGCAATTATATAAAAAGAACTACGAACGACACGAAGACGGGCGGTTTTTGGTTTTTGAAGGCTCGACCGTTGTTCAGACCGTCATTCGCCCCTGGCACAGCAACGATGTGGTAGTAGAATCATTTTCATATGTCGTTCAGGACGCGCGCCTTGACGAAAATCTTATGAAATTTCTACTTAGGGAAAACGCCGTTCTGCATTTCGGTTCGTTTGGCATTACCTACGACGGAACAATTATATTCAGCCATTCACTCGCTGGGGCCAACTTGGATGAGAATGAGTTCAGCGCATCAATGAAATCCGTAGCCCGAATTGCAGATCATTACGATAACCAGATTGTTGAAATGGCCGGAGGTATGACCGCCCGGGAAGCTATGAAAAAAGGTATTATGTAA
- the queG gene encoding tRNA epoxyqueuosine(34) reductase QueG, with translation MTKTDLTYSIKSKALEIGFDKVGIAKADKVASTSLLERWLTSGFHGTMKWMENYFDKRADPRKLFPGAKSVVSVALNYYTPQPIPNDPEMGKISRYAWGDDYHDIVKEKLRQLLNEIQSLCPDAEGKSCVDTSPMMDKYWATQAGIGWQGKNSNVITKELGSWVFLGEIILNVELDYDESISDFCGTCNRCIDACPTQAITEPYVVDSNKCISYLTIEYRGEAFPEQVAQPFNNWIYGCDICQDVCPWNIKFAETTANEQFFPRQNNLNRNVKEWESLSEDEFNNRFKKSPVKRTKYTGFVRNVKHVLSQLTKL, from the coding sequence ATGACTAAGACAGATCTTACCTATAGTATAAAATCCAAAGCGTTGGAAATCGGCTTTGATAAAGTGGGCATTGCCAAGGCAGATAAAGTTGCGTCGACGTCATTGCTTGAACGGTGGCTGACATCCGGCTTCCACGGCACGATGAAATGGATGGAAAATTATTTTGATAAAAGAGCGGATCCGAGGAAACTTTTTCCAGGCGCGAAATCGGTTGTTTCCGTTGCACTCAATTATTATACACCGCAACCAATACCGAATGATCCCGAAATGGGAAAGATCTCACGATATGCATGGGGTGACGATTATCATGATATTGTGAAAGAAAAGTTGCGCCAACTGCTTAACGAAATACAGTCACTATGTCCTGATGCAGAAGGAAAGAGTTGCGTTGATACCTCGCCCATGATGGATAAATACTGGGCAACTCAGGCCGGGATCGGATGGCAAGGCAAAAACAGCAATGTGATTACAAAGGAACTCGGATCATGGGTGTTTTTAGGAGAAATAATATTAAATGTGGAACTCGATTATGATGAGTCGATCAGCGATTTTTGCGGAACGTGCAACCGGTGTATTGATGCTTGTCCGACACAGGCCATTACAGAGCCTTATGTTGTAGATTCGAATAAGTGTATTTCTTACCTAACCATCGAATACCGTGGCGAAGCCTTTCCGGAACAGGTGGCGCAGCCATTCAATAACTGGATTTACGGCTGTGATATATGCCAGGATGTTTGTCCATGGAACATTAAATTTGCTGAAACGACTGCAAATGAACAATTTTTCCCAAGGCAAAATAATTTAAACCGAAATGTAAAAGAGTGGGAATCGCTCAGTGAGGACGAGTTCAATAATCGATTTAAAAAAAGTCCCGTTAAGAGAACAAAATACACCGGATTTGTCCGGAATGTGAAGCATGTATTGTCACAACTGACAAAACTTTGA